One genomic segment of Colias croceus chromosome 16, ilColCroc2.1 includes these proteins:
- the LOC123698431 gene encoding uncharacterized protein LOC123698431, whose amino-acid sequence MSYSNHWINLLLLMAIKMVLCGAVAGAGDVVGNASRVRRAPQPHHAHRLMTDEEMDATAAWKRSHWREMQSILRREGSQRDVVECCPSVLEMVAKKGGRTPTGLYVELYEDGENKQRLYELSCAPDVVDKPCRFVDARLYNQSRCVQKYSYSYALVRYSSATEMPQRHRPEGHFSVPGSGGWSMDYVTVRAGCECQITPPKRKSAHRKRLERHRQRKKNRRLEEDDDT is encoded by the exons GTGCTGTGTGGAGCAGTGGCGGGCGCAGGCGACGTGGTGGGCAACGCGAGCCGCGTGCGCCGCGCGCCGCAGCCGCACCACGCGCACCGCCTCAT GACGGACGAAGAAATGGACGCCACAGCAGCGTGGAAGCGGTCGCACTGGCGCGAGATGCAGTCGATCCTGCGGCGGGAGGGCTCCCAGCGCGACGTCGTCGAGTGCTGCCCGTCCGTACTCGAGATGGTCGCCAAGAAAGGCGGCAGAACCCCCACAGGCCTCTACGTCGAGCTGTACGAGGACGGTGAGAACAAGCAGCGGCTGTACGAGCTCTCCTGCGCTCCCGACGTCGTCGACAAGCCCTGCCGCTTCGTTGACGCCAGGCTCTACAACCAGTCGAGGTGTGTACAGAAGTACTCGTACTCCTACGCACTAGTCCGGTACTCTTCCGCCACAGAAATGCCGCAGAGACACCGGCCAGAAGGACACTTCTCCGTCCCCGGGTCCGGCGGATGGTCCATGGACTACGTTACAGTTAGGGCCGGTTGCGAGTGCCAAATAACCCCGCCTAAACGCAAGAGCGCGCATAGAAAACGCCTCGAGAGGCACCGGCAGAGGAAGAAAAACAGACGCCTGGAAGAGGACGATGACACTTGA